One window from the genome of Haloprofundus halobius encodes:
- a CDS encoding monovalent cation/H+ antiporter subunit E, translating into MTGARVLVPVGESPTLRNTVAYAVRTARERAAESEQSATVHFVYPALWRAIEPTRAGKFEQAEELLDRVELWAEEDLGEDEDGSEPAVDVETAVVGADEYLFSPADFARVIIEYAREHDLDRIVVDPEYQPGGNAPMLRPLEYELTKSELSVEEAPVERPTRRGVLVGRESLTQYLLVFGASYLFYVVLGGFSGAFDYVTGAISATVVTVVLGKIAMKGKPNLRQLPGVLGRLLLYTPYLLWEIARANVALAYVILHPRLPIDPEMVQFEAAVWNDLPATTLANSITLTPGTLTVEVSQREFVIHSLTGSAREDLFDGALERAVRFVFYGRAAARIPSPKERDATREEVSETPNDSVVTDGGVDR; encoded by the coding sequence ATGACGGGCGCGCGGGTGCTCGTTCCGGTCGGCGAGTCGCCGACGCTTCGAAACACCGTTGCCTACGCCGTCCGAACTGCCCGCGAACGCGCTGCGGAGTCCGAGCAGTCCGCGACCGTTCACTTCGTCTATCCGGCGTTGTGGCGCGCGATAGAGCCGACGCGCGCAGGGAAGTTCGAACAGGCCGAAGAACTGCTCGACCGCGTCGAACTGTGGGCCGAGGAGGACCTCGGCGAGGACGAAGACGGGTCCGAACCAGCCGTCGATGTCGAGACGGCCGTCGTCGGCGCCGACGAGTACCTGTTCAGCCCGGCCGATTTCGCCCGCGTCATCATCGAATACGCGCGAGAGCACGATCTCGACCGCATCGTCGTCGACCCGGAGTACCAGCCGGGCGGCAACGCGCCGATGCTGCGCCCGCTGGAGTACGAACTGACGAAGTCCGAACTGAGCGTCGAGGAAGCGCCGGTCGAACGACCGACGCGTCGCGGCGTGCTCGTCGGCCGCGAGAGCCTGACGCAGTATCTGCTCGTCTTCGGGGCGTCGTACCTGTTCTACGTCGTTCTCGGTGGATTCAGCGGCGCGTTCGACTACGTGACGGGCGCGATAAGCGCCACCGTCGTCACGGTCGTTCTCGGGAAAATCGCGATGAAGGGGAAACCGAACCTCCGACAACTGCCGGGCGTCCTCGGACGACTGCTTCTGTACACGCCGTATCTGCTCTGGGAGATCGCCAGAGCGAACGTCGCGCTGGCGTACGTCATTCTCCATCCGCGACTGCCCATCGACCCGGAGATGGTGCAGTTCGAGGCCGCCGTCTGGAACGACCTCCCGGCGACGACGCTCGCCAACAGCATCACGCTCACGCCGGGGACGCTGACCGTCGAGGTCAGCCAGCGCGAGTTCGTCATCCACTCGCTCACCGGGTCCGCCCGCGAAGACCTCTTCGACGGGGCGCTCGAACGCGCCGTCCGCTTCGTCTTCTACGGCCGGGCGGCCGCACGAATCCCGAGTCCGAAGGAACGCGACGCGACGCGCGAAGAGGTGTCCGAGACGCCGAACGACTCGGTGGTCACCGACGGCGGGGTCGACCGATGA
- a CDS encoding cation:proton antiporter — MNAVPLAAASGAADPANLTPFVADALLGAAAAFVALAVVVLYRVAKGPTMQDRVIAVNVIGSNTVVILAFLAAAFGEPGFLDVALVYALLNFLMSIAISKFTVERGGVI, encoded by the coding sequence ATGAACGCCGTTCCGCTCGCCGCCGCGTCCGGTGCTGCCGACCCGGCGAACCTCACGCCGTTCGTCGCCGACGCGCTACTCGGCGCGGCGGCGGCGTTCGTCGCTCTCGCAGTCGTGGTCCTCTACCGCGTCGCCAAGGGGCCGACGATGCAGGACCGCGTCATCGCCGTCAACGTCATCGGTTCGAACACCGTGGTCATCCTCGCGTTTCTGGCCGCGGCGTTCGGTGAACCGGGCTTCCTCGACGTGGCGCTGGTCTACGCGCTGCTCAACTTCCTGATGAGCATCGCCATCTCGAAGTTCACCGTCGAACGGGGTGGCGTCATATGA
- a CDS encoding DUF4040 domain-containing protein: MTFTPIEAATLVFVIGCALTAALLRDVLAAIIASAAYSLGIAVLWVLLQAPDVALTEAAVGAGVMTLLLLLTIAKTVHPERGSQFERVRLRSLVVIVAFAGVLLATVPALPAIGAAESPVVGGEVTQYYLDNAYEETEVGNAVTAVLAAYRGFDTLGEAVVVFSAGVAVLLVLRREVFV; this comes from the coding sequence ATGACGTTCACGCCCATCGAGGCCGCGACGCTCGTCTTCGTCATCGGCTGTGCACTCACGGCGGCGCTGCTGCGAGACGTGCTCGCGGCCATCATCGCGTCGGCCGCGTACAGTCTCGGCATCGCCGTCCTCTGGGTGCTGCTACAAGCGCCCGACGTGGCGCTCACCGAGGCGGCCGTCGGCGCGGGCGTGATGACGCTGCTGCTGCTTTTGACCATCGCGAAGACGGTCCACCCCGAGCGGGGGAGCCAGTTCGAGCGGGTCCGCCTACGGTCGCTCGTCGTCATCGTCGCCTTCGCGGGCGTGTTGCTGGCGACGGTCCCGGCGCTGCCCGCCATCGGCGCGGCGGAGTCGCCGGTCGTCGGCGGCGAGGTCACCCAGTACTACCTCGACAACGCCTACGAAGAGACCGAGGTCGGAAACGCCGTGACCGCCGTGTTGGCCGCCTACCGTGGGTTCGACACCCTCGGCGAGGCGGTAGTGGTGTTCTCCGCCGGGGTCGCAGTACTGCTCGTGCTGCGCCGGGAGGTGTTCGTATGA
- a CDS encoding MnhB domain-containing protein: MSTDTDESENATSANRIVHNDEQTPYVESTIIMTTVRVVTPFILTLGLFVMFHGASSAGGGFQGGAIAGTVILLLAFAFGIGPVRDWLNPAIILGLVVVGVGTFLAVALGSLLLGGEFLQYSAYPIYHASKYGIELVELGIGAVVAGIIIGLFFLIAAGFEIGEPMEDEQ, translated from the coding sequence ATGAGTACCGACACCGATGAGTCGGAGAACGCCACCTCCGCCAACCGCATCGTGCACAACGACGAGCAGACGCCGTACGTCGAGAGCACCATCATCATGACCACCGTCCGCGTCGTCACCCCGTTCATCCTGACGCTCGGACTGTTCGTGATGTTCCACGGGGCGTCGTCGGCGGGCGGCGGCTTCCAAGGCGGTGCTATCGCCGGTACCGTCATCCTGCTGCTCGCGTTCGCGTTCGGTATCGGACCGGTCCGCGACTGGTTGAATCCGGCCATCATCCTCGGACTCGTCGTCGTCGGCGTCGGGACGTTCCTCGCCGTCGCGCTCGGATCGCTGCTGCTTGGCGGCGAGTTCCTCCAGTACTCCGCCTACCCCATCTACCACGCGAGCAAGTACGGTATCGAACTCGTCGAACTCGGCATCGGTGCGGTCGTCGCCGGTATCATCATCGGTCTGTTCTTCCTCATCGCTGCCGGGTTCGAAATCGGTGAACCGATGGAGGACGAACAATGA
- a CDS encoding cation:proton antiporter subunit C: MIAEILLTRYNYVVVALLLPIGAYMMIENRNLVKKVIGMNIFQTGIFLFFITSAYREGGSPPIVGSGGEGATYVSPLPHVLILTAIVVGVSLTAVALALIVRIYTEYGTLDEANLREVRADE, encoded by the coding sequence ATGATCGCAGAGATTCTACTCACACGGTACAACTACGTCGTCGTCGCGCTGTTGCTGCCTATCGGTGCGTACATGATGATAGAGAACCGGAACCTCGTCAAGAAGGTCATCGGCATGAACATCTTCCAGACGGGTATCTTCCTGTTCTTCATCACGTCGGCGTACCGCGAGGGCGGGTCGCCGCCCATCGTCGGCAGCGGTGGCGAGGGCGCGACGTACGTCAGCCCCCTGCCGCACGTGCTCATCCTCACGGCCATCGTCGTCGGGGTGAGCCTCACCGCGGTGGCGCTGGCGCTCATCGTCCGCATCTACACCGAGTACGGCACGCTCGACGAAGCGAACCTTCGGGAGGTGCGCGCGGATGAGTGA
- a CDS encoding monovalent cation/H+ antiporter subunit D family protein, whose amino-acid sequence MSELLSLLVAVPILGALVALAVGYSFERLAWPLAFVTSLGHTALATLVAVQVYSGGEPLSYAVGGFRPPFGIELVVDGLNAAVVVLVAVVALGVLVYARRAGPHSAAFYTGYLLLVAGLSGMSVTGDMFNLYVFLEITGLTAYALVATGDDGRSAVGALKYLLVGTVGASLFLVGIGYAFVATGTLNMADLAEKLAGVGYGSTLVRASFALVVTGLAVKTALYPLHTWQPEAYASAPDSVSALISALVSTVSAYALARVVYSVYTVDFLASVAYAREFVLVLAGVSIVAGSVLAVMQSELKRMLAYSSVSQFGLVVAAFAVANEAAVTGGLVHLVGHAVMKGGLFLAVGAIAARTGARYVGEFDGLADRAPLLSAALATLSLSMVGVPPAVGFVGKWYIALGAIQAQAWPIAVVILLSTLLTLAYFLRLVERMYFRTATTTETPADSPTGTGAAAVADGGNTDDTDDDRPTLGRGDDADFGGPTAGMVAVVVVAAVLAVALGPLVSTFEPLLEPTLDLLLQP is encoded by the coding sequence ATGAGTGAACTGCTGTCGCTTCTCGTCGCGGTACCGATTCTGGGTGCGCTCGTCGCGCTCGCGGTCGGCTACTCGTTCGAGCGACTCGCGTGGCCGCTGGCGTTCGTCACGTCGCTCGGCCACACGGCGCTGGCGACGCTCGTCGCTGTGCAGGTCTACTCCGGCGGCGAACCGCTCAGCTACGCGGTGGGCGGCTTCCGGCCGCCGTTCGGCATCGAACTCGTCGTCGACGGCCTCAACGCCGCGGTCGTGGTCCTCGTCGCGGTCGTCGCGCTCGGCGTGCTCGTCTACGCGCGCCGCGCCGGCCCGCACTCGGCGGCGTTCTACACCGGGTACCTCCTCCTGGTCGCCGGTCTCTCGGGGATGAGCGTCACCGGAGACATGTTCAACCTCTACGTCTTCCTCGAAATCACCGGCCTCACCGCCTACGCGCTGGTGGCGACCGGCGACGACGGACGCTCGGCGGTCGGCGCGCTGAAGTACCTCCTCGTGGGGACCGTCGGCGCGTCGCTGTTCCTCGTCGGCATCGGCTACGCGTTCGTCGCCACGGGGACGCTCAACATGGCCGACCTCGCCGAGAAACTCGCCGGCGTCGGCTACGGGTCGACGCTCGTCCGGGCGTCGTTCGCGCTTGTGGTGACCGGGTTGGCCGTCAAGACGGCTTTGTACCCGCTGCACACGTGGCAGCCGGAGGCGTACGCGAGCGCCCCCGACAGCGTCAGCGCGCTCATCTCGGCGCTCGTCTCGACGGTCTCGGCGTACGCGCTCGCGCGCGTCGTCTACAGCGTCTACACCGTCGACTTCCTCGCCTCCGTCGCCTACGCACGCGAGTTCGTGCTCGTGCTGGCCGGCGTCAGCATCGTCGCCGGGAGCGTCCTCGCGGTGATGCAAAGCGAGTTAAAGCGGATGCTCGCGTACTCGTCGGTGTCGCAGTTCGGCCTCGTCGTCGCCGCGTTCGCCGTCGCCAACGAGGCGGCGGTGACGGGCGGCCTCGTCCATCTCGTCGGCCACGCCGTCATGAAGGGTGGCCTGTTCCTCGCGGTGGGCGCCATCGCGGCGCGGACGGGTGCGCGGTACGTCGGGGAGTTCGACGGCCTCGCCGACCGCGCACCGCTTCTCAGCGCCGCGCTCGCGACCCTGTCGCTGTCGATGGTCGGCGTTCCGCCGGCGGTCGGCTTCGTCGGCAAGTGGTACATCGCCCTCGGCGCGATTCAGGCGCAGGCGTGGCCTATCGCGGTCGTCATCCTGCTGAGCACGCTGCTGACGCTGGCGTACTTCCTGCGTCTCGTCGAGCGGATGTACTTCCGGACGGCGACGACGACGGAGACGCCCGCCGACTCGCCGACCGGAACCGGCGCGGCCGCCGTCGCCGACGGTGGGAACACCGATGACACGGACGACGACCGGCCGACGCTCGGCCGTGGCGACGACGCCGACTTCGGCGGCCCGACTGCCGGCATGGTCGCCGTCGTCGTCGTCGCGGCGGTGCTCGCCGTCGCACTCGGTCCGCTCGTCTCCACGTTCGAACCGCTGCTCGAACCGACGCTCGACCTCCTACTCCAGCCATGA
- a CDS encoding cation:proton antiporter → MTEISSLRPLAAVAVPAVAIAFIYASNRRPNVREAWTLLAAAATFLIVASMVPRTLAGDAYVTGLGSFVPGIEFALKADALGMLFGLLASLLWLVTSFYSIGYMRGLHEHAQTRYFAAFAASVASAVGVAFAANLLVLFVFYELLTVATYPLVTHDETAEARAAGRKYIAYTFGGGVAVLAGTVLVYVLAGTVAFTPGGIEGLAGADPTLGRAAFALLTLGFGVKAALMPVHSWLPDAMVAPTPVSGLLHAVAVVKSGVFGIARVVLDVFGPQTVGDLGVGVPLAAVAAFTLLMASVIALRQDNLKRRLAYSTVSQLSYIVLGLGIGASMGGDAARYALIGGLLHIPAHAFMKLTLFFCAGVIHVETHTDDISDMAGIGKRMPLTMAAFSVAAAGMAGIPLVAGFVSKFYLLVGTASGGEVAFTVALLVSGVLNIAYFWPVVYQAFFESEMPGGHDRKPLVKHRYGGRADVAADGGHKSGGGRSEERRGDESADSGEGSALTGGDAGASARADEIQKPADPNGDYAVDRHPSDHTKQGGQLGDGAAEMAESDAQGDADHDHHHEGGPPTGGWERRSRLGQESTWFMLGPILTAAAGSIVIGIVPGRAVFLRIVQEVVTAATTATAAATMGVLF, encoded by the coding sequence ATGACAGAGATTTCATCACTCAGACCGCTCGCGGCGGTCGCCGTTCCGGCGGTCGCCATCGCCTTCATCTACGCGTCGAACCGCCGGCCGAACGTCCGCGAGGCGTGGACGCTCCTCGCCGCCGCGGCGACGTTCCTCATCGTGGCGAGTATGGTGCCGCGAACGCTCGCCGGCGACGCCTACGTCACCGGTCTCGGCAGCTTCGTCCCGGGTATCGAGTTCGCACTCAAAGCGGACGCGCTCGGGATGCTGTTCGGCCTGCTCGCCAGTCTGCTGTGGCTCGTCACCAGTTTCTACAGCATCGGCTACATGCGCGGCCTGCACGAACACGCCCAAACGAGATACTTCGCGGCGTTCGCTGCCAGCGTCGCCAGCGCCGTCGGCGTCGCGTTCGCGGCGAACCTGCTCGTGCTGTTCGTCTTCTACGAACTGCTGACGGTGGCGACCTACCCGCTCGTCACCCACGACGAGACAGCCGAGGCGCGCGCCGCCGGCCGCAAGTACATCGCTTACACCTTCGGTGGCGGCGTCGCAGTACTTGCGGGCACCGTCCTCGTCTACGTGCTCGCCGGTACGGTGGCGTTCACCCCCGGCGGCATCGAGGGTCTCGCCGGCGCGGACCCGACGCTCGGGCGCGCGGCGTTCGCGCTCTTGACGCTCGGCTTCGGCGTCAAGGCGGCGCTGATGCCCGTCCACTCGTGGCTCCCGGACGCAATGGTCGCGCCGACGCCCGTTTCGGGCTTGCTTCACGCGGTGGCCGTCGTCAAATCCGGCGTGTTCGGCATCGCCCGCGTCGTCCTCGACGTGTTCGGTCCCCAGACGGTGGGTGACCTCGGCGTCGGTGTCCCGCTGGCGGCCGTCGCGGCGTTCACGCTCCTCATGGCGAGCGTCATCGCGCTCCGACAGGACAACCTCAAGCGCCGCCTCGCGTATTCGACGGTGAGCCAGCTATCGTACATCGTCCTCGGTCTCGGCATCGGCGCGTCGATGGGCGGTGACGCCGCCAGATACGCGCTCATCGGCGGGTTGTTGCACATCCCCGCGCACGCGTTCATGAAGCTCACGCTGTTCTTCTGCGCGGGCGTCATCCACGTCGAGACCCACACCGACGACATCAGTGACATGGCCGGCATCGGCAAGCGGATGCCGCTGACGATGGCCGCCTTCAGCGTCGCGGCCGCCGGGATGGCCGGCATCCCGCTCGTGGCGGGGTTCGTCAGCAAGTTCTACCTGCTCGTCGGCACCGCCTCCGGCGGCGAAGTCGCGTTCACCGTCGCACTACTGGTGTCGGGGGTGCTGAACATCGCGTACTTCTGGCCGGTCGTCTATCAGGCGTTCTTCGAGAGCGAGATGCCCGGCGGCCACGACCGGAAACCCCTCGTCAAACACCGCTACGGCGGCCGAGCGGACGTCGCCGCCGACGGCGGCCACAAGTCCGGCGGCGGGCGCTCCGAGGAACGCCGCGGCGACGAGAGCGCCGACTCCGGCGAGGGCTCCGCGCTGACCGGCGGCGATGCCGGTGCCAGCGCTCGCGCGGACGAGATACAGAAACCCGCCGACCCGAACGGTGACTACGCCGTCGACCGCCACCCCTCCGATCACACGAAACAGGGCGGCCAACTCGGCGACGGTGCCGCGGAGATGGCCGAAAGCGACGCACAGGGCGACGCGGACCACGACCACCACCACGAGGGCGGTCCGCCGACCGGCGGGTGGGAACGCCGCAGCCGGCTCGGACAGGAGAGCACGTGGTTCATGCTCGGGCCGATTCTGACCGCCGCCGCCGGCTCGATCGTCATCGGCATCGTGCCGGGCCGAGCGGTGTTCCTCCGCATCGTACAGGAGGTCGTGACGGCGGCGACGACTGCGACTGCCGCCGCGACGATGGGGGTGTTGTTCTGA
- a CDS encoding Na(+)/H(+) antiporter subunit D — protein sequence MAVDALTAVPPFVYVLVAALLLPVVPRRVGHALGVVATAVVVPIAFLAPEGTFWATQLFGFDVALFNVDDFSRLMGIIFGFIGAIAVLYSYASDASNKQTAYALSYAGTSIGAVFAGDWLTLVFFWELMAVTSTLLVWDYGGKAVRAGFRYAVLHGIGGSLVLAAIIWHYAEVGSFLFSASTGIAPGAPAILALAAVGIGVNVGFVGLHAWLPDTYPRPHVAASVFLCVYTTKTGVYAMYRAFPEGHLWIAYMGAAMAVFGASMAVLQKDMRRLLSYHIQSQVGYMIAGVGIGTTVATAGAFGHVFNHILYKSLLFMTVGVIIYRTGEESLKYVGGLWRKMPVTFVAFVVAALSIGGFPGFNGFVSKGMVLAEAHYEHLDVIWYLLLAGGVGTFLSFIKLGYYAFYEGSYDGPVRDANGLQKIAMVSVAILCVVYGLVPNALFAILPGNEGGFDYTTYTFGHIEEGLILFALGVVAFVILKRPLDRIGRVPDIDALYNPLAFYGTRGLVRGVTETYAAVDRAAVATASGVTWTVGNPDEALRRVSGRDETNEGGEPTWPVSLRAGMGTSILLLTAVVTVGIALLVVV from the coding sequence ATGGCAGTTGACGCGCTGACCGCGGTACCGCCGTTCGTCTACGTGCTCGTCGCCGCACTGTTGCTGCCGGTCGTCCCCCGGCGCGTCGGCCACGCGCTCGGCGTCGTCGCAACGGCCGTCGTCGTCCCCATCGCGTTCCTCGCGCCCGAGGGTACCTTCTGGGCGACCCAGCTGTTCGGCTTCGACGTCGCGCTGTTCAACGTCGACGACTTCTCCCGGCTGATGGGCATCATCTTCGGCTTCATCGGCGCTATCGCGGTGCTGTACTCGTACGCGAGCGACGCGTCGAACAAGCAGACCGCCTACGCGCTCTCGTACGCCGGGACCAGTATCGGGGCCGTCTTCGCGGGTGACTGGCTCACGCTCGTCTTCTTCTGGGAACTGATGGCCGTGACGAGCACGCTTCTCGTCTGGGACTACGGCGGTAAAGCCGTCCGGGCGGGCTTCCGCTACGCCGTGTTGCACGGTATCGGCGGCAGCCTCGTCCTCGCGGCGATCATCTGGCACTACGCCGAAGTGGGGTCGTTCCTCTTCAGCGCCTCGACGGGTATCGCCCCCGGCGCGCCGGCGATTCTGGCGCTCGCGGCCGTCGGCATCGGCGTCAACGTCGGCTTCGTCGGCCTGCACGCGTGGCTGCCCGACACCTACCCGCGGCCGCACGTCGCCGCCAGCGTCTTCCTCTGCGTCTACACGACGAAGACCGGCGTCTACGCGATGTACCGCGCGTTCCCGGAGGGCCACCTCTGGATAGCGTACATGGGCGCGGCGATGGCCGTCTTCGGTGCGTCGATGGCGGTGCTCCAGAAGGACATGCGCCGCCTCCTCTCCTATCACATCCAGTCGCAAGTCGGCTACATGATCGCCGGCGTCGGCATCGGCACGACGGTCGCGACGGCGGGCGCGTTCGGCCACGTGTTCAACCACATCCTCTACAAGAGCCTGCTGTTCATGACCGTCGGCGTCATCATCTACCGGACCGGCGAGGAGAGCCTGAAGTACGTGGGTGGCCTCTGGCGGAAGATGCCCGTCACGTTCGTCGCGTTCGTCGTCGCGGCGCTCTCCATCGGCGGGTTCCCCGGCTTCAACGGCTTCGTCAGCAAGGGAATGGTGCTCGCGGAGGCGCACTACGAGCACCTCGACGTCATCTGGTACCTCCTCTTGGCCGGTGGCGTCGGGACGTTCCTCTCGTTCATCAAACTGGGCTACTACGCCTTCTACGAGGGGAGCTACGACGGCCCAGTCCGCGACGCAAACGGTCTGCAGAAAATCGCGATGGTCAGCGTGGCGATTCTCTGTGTCGTCTACGGACTGGTCCCGAACGCGCTGTTCGCCATCCTCCCCGGCAACGAGGGCGGCTTCGATTACACGACGTACACGTTCGGTCACATCGAGGAGGGGCTCATCCTGTTCGCCCTCGGCGTCGTCGCCTTCGTCATCCTCAAGCGCCCGCTCGACCGCATCGGCCGCGTTCCCGACATCGACGCGCTGTACAACCCGTTGGCGTTCTACGGCACGCGCGGACTGGTCCGCGGCGTCACCGAGACGTACGCGGCCGTCGACCGTGCGGCCGTCGCCACGGCGTCGGGAGTCACGTGGACGGTCGGCAATCCCGACGAGGCGCTCCGACGCGTCTCGGGACGAGACGAGACGAACGAGGGGGGAGAGCCGACGTGGCCGGTGTCGCTGCGGGCGGGGATGGGGACGAGTATCCTCCTCCTGACCGCGGTCGTGACAGTCGGTATCGCGCTGCTCGTCGTCGTCTGA
- the hpt gene encoding hypoxanthine/guanine phosphoribosyltransferase, producing the protein MDQLRQSLCDAPIIEKGEYEYFVHPISDGVPMLEPSLLREIVIKIIRKAELENVDKIVTPAAMGIHISTAVSLMTDIPLVVIRKRQYGLDGEVPLFQETGYSESEMYINDVGAGDRVLVLDDVLSTGGTMKAILDALTNDVGAEVVDVVAVIKKAGPNELDDTDYDVRTLINVTVEDGEVVIVDEHGDG; encoded by the coding sequence ATGGACCAGTTGCGGCAGTCGCTGTGCGACGCGCCCATCATCGAGAAAGGCGAGTACGAGTACTTCGTCCACCCCATCAGCGACGGCGTGCCGATGCTCGAACCGAGTCTGCTGCGCGAAATCGTCATCAAGATCATCCGCAAGGCGGAACTGGAGAACGTCGACAAGATCGTGACGCCCGCGGCGATGGGCATCCACATCTCGACGGCCGTCTCGCTGATGACCGACATCCCGCTCGTCGTCATCCGCAAGCGCCAGTACGGCCTCGACGGCGAGGTGCCGTTGTTCCAGGAGACGGGCTACTCCGAGAGCGAGATGTACATCAACGACGTGGGGGCGGGCGACCGGGTGCTCGTCCTCGACGACGTGCTCTCGACCGGCGGGACGATGAAGGCGATTCTCGACGCGCTCACCAACGACGTCGGCGCGGAGGTCGTCGACGTCGTCGCTGTCATCAAGAAGGCCGGCCCGAACGAACTCGACGACACCGACTACGACGTGCGGACGCTCATCAACGTCACCGTCGAGGACGGCGAAGTCGTCATCGTCGACGAACACGGCGACGGGTAG
- a CDS encoding ABC transporter ATP-binding protein, whose product MEKDRNAESLVEIENVHKWFDMSQGVVDTLLGREPQPVRAVEGVDLSIEKGDIVGIAGESGCGKTTLGKLLVKLYEPTDGEIRFDGTDVSNLSRKQEREFRQRVQMIFQDPFESLNPRMTVFDAIAEPLQINGMTDSYDERRERVKTVLNDVGLGPAEVYLDAFPDELSGGERQRVAIARALVVDPDFVVADEPVSMLDVSIRAGVLNLMKELQDKYDLTYVFISHDLSLIRYMCDRTAIMYLGQVIEQGPTDSLIEDPKHPYTEALFDAVPDVEIAENRRRANATGEVPSPRNPPAGCRYHPRCAHIIPPADWTGSQDAFRRAYQYKIRLREEALDREAFEADDDGVERMLSQGLALDVPEEYRHSSEVAGTGLDVDVSALDLPPETESSLRAATRAYLDGNREGALAELDELTTVCERETPRPRALGDQRVACHLYEGGDDAERTPATPHAE is encoded by the coding sequence ATGGAAAAAGACCGCAACGCAGAGTCACTAGTCGAAATCGAGAACGTCCACAAGTGGTTCGACATGAGCCAGGGGGTCGTCGATACCCTGCTGGGCCGCGAACCGCAACCGGTCCGCGCCGTCGAGGGCGTCGACCTCTCCATCGAGAAGGGAGACATCGTGGGCATCGCCGGTGAGTCCGGCTGTGGAAAGACGACGCTCGGAAAGCTGCTCGTCAAACTGTACGAACCGACCGACGGCGAGATACGATTCGACGGGACCGACGTCTCAAACCTCTCGCGCAAACAGGAGCGGGAGTTCAGACAGCGCGTCCAGATGATCTTTCAGGACCCCTTCGAGAGTCTCAACCCCCGGATGACGGTGTTCGACGCCATCGCGGAGCCGTTGCAGATAAACGGGATGACCGACTCCTACGACGAGCGCCGCGAACGCGTCAAGACGGTGCTCAACGACGTGGGTCTCGGCCCCGCCGAGGTGTACCTCGACGCGTTCCCGGACGAACTCTCCGGCGGCGAGCGCCAGCGCGTCGCCATCGCCCGTGCGCTCGTCGTCGACCCGGACTTCGTCGTGGCCGACGAGCCCGTCTCGATGCTCGACGTCTCCATCCGCGCCGGCGTGTTGAACCTGATGAAGGAGCTTCAGGACAAGTACGACCTGACGTACGTCTTCATCAGCCACGACCTCTCTCTCATCCGTTACATGTGCGACCGGACGGCCATCATGTACCTCGGACAGGTCATCGAACAGGGGCCGACGGACAGTCTCATCGAGGACCCCAAACACCCCTACACCGAGGCGCTGTTCGACGCCGTCCCCGACGTGGAGATCGCCGAGAACCGCCGCCGCGCCAACGCCACGGGCGAGGTGCCGAGTCCGCGGAACCCGCCGGCGGGCTGTCGGTACCACCCGCGCTGTGCGCACATCATCCCGCCCGCCGACTGGACGGGGAGTCAGGACGCGTTCCGACGAGCCTATCAGTACAAGATTCGTCTCCGCGAGGAAGCCCTCGACCGGGAGGCGTTCGAGGCCGACGACGACGGCGTCGAGCGGATGCTCAGCCAGGGACTCGCGCTCGACGTCCCCGAGGAGTACCGCCACTCCTCGGAGGTCGCGGGAACCGGCCTCGACGTGGACGTCTCCGCGCTCGACCTCCCTCCCGAGACGGAGTCGTCGCTGCGTGCGGCGACGCGGGCGTACCTCGACGGCAACCGAGAGGGGGCGCTCGCGGAGTTGGACGAACTCACGACGGTCTGCGAGCGCGAGACCCCCCGACCGCGGGCGCTCGGCGACCAGCGCGTCGCCTGCCACCTCTACGAAGGGGGCGACGACGCCGAACGGACGCCTGCGACGCCGCACGCGGAGTAA